The nucleotide sequence GGAAAGCCGCGACCACCGCGGCGGCCTGGGCCGGATAGATGAACTGCCCCTTGACCTTGGCCGTGTCGTCCACCCGGCCGAGGATGCCGGCCAGCCGCGGCGAGGTCCGGCCGCAGGGGCAGGGCGTGTCGTCAAGCTTCGAGAGGTCGCCCGTGGCCAGCCGGATGAGCGGATAGGCGTCGGCAAAGGGCGTGAAGACCACCTCGCCCATCTCGCCCGGCGGCAGCGGGCGGCCGGTGCCGGGTTCGCATATTTCCAGGATGCCCCGGGAGCTGGCGTGCATGCCGGTGAGCGCGGCGCACTCGTAGGCGATGCAGCCTACGTCGGCCGTGCCGTAGCCCTGGCGGATGGTCATGCCAAAGGCGTCCTGGACTTTGTGGCGCAGGCTTTCGGGCAGCCGTTCGGCGGCCACGAAGGCGACGCGCAGGCCGAAGTCCCGTTTGGGGTCCAGGCCGTGCTCCCGGGCCTTGTCGGCGATGACGTCGAGGTAGCTGGTCATGCCGACGAAGCCGGTGACGGGCAGCCGGGTCATGAGGTCGATCTGGACGTCGGTGTTGCCCGGTCCGGCCGGGATGACGGCGCAGCCCAGTTCCAGCAGCGGCTCTTCCAGCATGAGGCCGGCCGGGGTCAGATGGTAGCTGAAGGTCATCTGGACCAGATCGCCCTTGGCGAATCCGGCGGCGTGGAAGGCCTCGGCCCAGCCCCAGTAGTCCGGCCCAGGGCCTTCGGGGTCGTAGAGCGGCCCGGGCGACTGGTAGATGCGCCGCAGGCCGGCGACGCCGCCAGTGAGCAGCCGGGCCAGTCCGGCCCCGCCGTCCTGCAGAGCCAGCAACTGTTTTTTGCCAAGGGGCGGAATGCGGGCGAAGTCGTCCCAGGAGGCGATGTCCTCGGGCGTCAGGCCGGCGGCGTCCAGGCGGGTTTGAAATTCCCTGCTGCGTTTGTAGGCGTGGCTGATCAGCCGGCGCAACCGGTCGAACTTGCGGGCTGCCGCGGCCTCGCGGTCCATGTTTTCCAGCGGATTGTAAAAGCCAGAATCGGGCTTTGTTGCTTCCATGATACGCCTCTTTTCTTGCCGGACTGTCCACGCCCGACCAATGGTCCGCCCATTGCCACAACGCCGCCACCTTTCCCCATTGCGGGGGTCCGGGGGCCTCAGGCCCCCGGCGGAGAGGTCCAGGAGAGGCAGCGCCTCTCCTGGCCGCCGGAGGCATCCCCCTTCCCCGCTCCCGCTCCGATCACCCCAGCCAGCGTTTGCGGCGGCGGTAGTGTTTGACGTCGCGGTAGCGGCGTTTCTCGCCGCCGTGGGACAGGCCGAGGTAGAACTCCTGCACGTCGGGATTGCCGAGGAGTTCTGCCGAGGTCCCGTCGAGGACGATGCGGCCGTTTTCCATGATGAATCCCACGTCGGCGATGCCCAGGGCCGCCCGGGCGTTTTGTTCCACGAGCAGGATCGTCACGCCGTCGTCGCGGTTGATGCGGCGGATGATGTCGAAGATTTCTTCCACCAAAAGCGGGGCCAGGCCCAGGGACGGTTCGTCGAGGAGGAGCAGCCGGGGTTTGGCGATGAGCGCCCGGCCGATGGCCAGCATCTGTTGTTCGCCGCCGGACATGTAGCCGGCCAGTTGCTGGCGGCGTTCCTTGAGGCGCGGGAAGTAGTCGTAGACGCGCTCCACGCCGGTCTTGAACTCCCCGGCCGGGCGGGTGACGCCGCCGCAGCGCAGGTTGTCCTCCACACTCATGTCCTCGAACACCCGCCGGCCTTCCATGACCTGGAACACGCCCAGGCGCACGATGCGCTCCGGGGGCAGGTGGTTAATGGGCGCGCCGTCGAAAACGATGCGGCCGTCGGTGACGGCCCCGTCCTCGCCGGCCAGGAGTCCGGAGATGGCCTTTAACGTGGTGGATTTGCCGGCGCCGTTGGCGCCGAGCAGGGCGGTGATGCCCCCCTGCCCGGCGCGCAGCGACAGCCCTTTGAGGGTCAGCGCCACGTCGTTGTAGACGACTTCGAGGTTTTCCACGGCGAGCAGGTCCACGGCGTCTATTTTCCCAGCCATTCGGGCTTGCGCTCCAGGGTTTCGGTGGCCGTTTCGACCATCTTGCCGCCTTCGACCTTATAGATGATGACCGCCATGTTGGGGCGGTGGTCGTTGGGGAAGAAGCTGATGGGCGGGGTCAGGCCCATGGGATCGTAGTCGCGCAGCGTTTCCAGGGCATCCTTGATGGCCGGTCCGGTGAGCGGGCCCTTGGCGGCGGCCTTTTTGAGGCCCTCGGCCATGACCAGCATGGAGGCGAACCCCCGGATGTAGTGGGTCATCTTGGGCGCGCCGCCGGTCATTTTCTCGATGACGGCCATGCCCGGCACCTTCTGGCCGTAGACCACGGCGGTCTGGAGGGAATACGCGCCGTTGGCGGCGTCGCCGGCGAGCTTGAACAAGCTCTCGTCCACGCCCCAGATGTTGCAGAAAAAGGTGGTCTTGAAGCCGAGCTTCTGGGCGTCCTTCATGATGACAGCGGCCGACGGCGTCGTGCCGCCGATCCAGACGTAGTCCGGGGCGAGCTTTTGCAGGCGCAGCATCTGGGCCATGGCGTCCATGGCGTTTAGGGCCACGGTTTCGTCGCCGACGATCTCAAAGCCCAGTTCCTTGGCGTATTCCTTGGCCGCCGGGATGGGAACCAGCCCGTAGGGGTGGTCGGGATAGACGAAGGCCACCTTGGGCGGGCGGGACTCCTTCCAGTTGGCCTTGAAATATTTGAGCGCCCCGCGAATCTGGGTGGAGTAGTCGGCGGCCACGAAGAAGTTGTACGGGGCCTTGGCCGGGTCGGTGAGGTGGGCGGAATAGGAGGCGGACAGGGTCGGGATCTGGTCCTTGCCCACGAACTTGGTCAGGGCTTCGGTGTCCTGGGTGCCCCAGCCTTGCAGGGCCACGATCTTGTCCTGGGAGGTGAAGCGCTTGTAGGCGGCCAAGGCCTGCTGGGCGTTGTAGGCGTAGTCCACCTCGATAAGGTTGATGGGCTTGCCGGCGATGCCGCCGTTTTCATTCAAATACTTGGCCGCGTCCTTCACACCCTCGGAGTAGGGCACGCCCACGGCCGAGGTCGGGCCGGACAGATCGGAGAGAAGCCCGATGTTGACGGTCTCCTGGGCCAGGGCCGGGCCGGCCAGGGTCAGGGTCCAGGCCAGGGCCAGCAGTTGCGCCATGCGTTTCATACATACCCCCACGTTTGCGTGTTGCGTTCCGGACTCGCCCGCCGGAACATCGTCCGATCCGCAGCGCCCGTGCGCCTTCTCCGGGTAAGGAAAGGCGTTGTTGCGTCAATGGGCAAAGGGATAGAGCTTCCAATAGGCCTTGACGAGCCGCCAACGGTTGGCCAGCCCTTCGGGTTCGAAGATGAGGAAGAGCACCAGCACCAGCCCGAAGACGCCTTCCTTCATGGCCAGCAGGGCGCCGCTTAGGTCGGTGAAGGCCGCGCCGGCGTGTTGGGCCAGGAAATTGAGGCACTCCGGCAGGATGGTGATGAAGACCGCGCCGAACACGCCGCCGATGACGCTGCCCAGGCCCCCGATGATGATCATGGCCAGATAGCTGACCGACAGCCCGATGCCGAACTGTTCCGGGGTGATGTACATGGTGTAGCTGGCCCACAGCGCCCCGCCGACGCCGGCCAGGAAGGAACTCAGGCCAAAGGCCCGCAGCTTGTAGGCGAAAAGGTCCACGCCCACGATCTCGGCCGAGAGGTGGTAGTCGCGGATGGCGACAAAAGCCCGGCCCAGGCGGGTGCGCATGACGTTGGAAACGGCCAGCACGCACAGCACGGCCACGCCCAGGGTCAGATAGAACATCTTGAGGTCGGTGTCGAAAGCGAAGCCGGCGATGGACGGCGCGTCCAAGGCCATGCCGCCCGAGCCGCCGGTGACGGCGTCCCAGTGCAGGAACACGTATTCGAGGATGAGCTGGGCGGCCAGGGTGGCGATGGCCAGATAGATGCCCTTGAGGCGCAGGGAGGGCAGGCCGAAGACCATGCCGGTGAGGGCCGTGACCAGCCCGGCCCCGGGCAGGGCCAGCACAAAGGGCAGGCCCAGGTTGGCCAAATAGGCGGCGGTATAGGCTCCGACGCCGAAAAACGCGCCGTGGCCCAGGGAAATCTGGCCGCAGGAGCCGGTGAGGAGATTGAGGGACACCGCGCCGATGACCGAGATGTTGATCAGGCACAGGATGGAGACGAGGTACTTGTTCATGGCCCAGGGGGCCAGGCACAGGGCCGCGAAGAACAGGGCCAGGGCGATTTTCTGGAACCGGCTGGGAAAGAGCTGGGCCTCGCCGGCATAGGTTCGGAAAAACAGGCCGCATTGTCCGTGCATGGGCTACACCCGCTCGATTTCCCGGGCGCCGAAGAGCCCGTAGGGTTTGATCATGAGGATAAGGACCAGGAAGATGAAGGCGGCCACGTCCTTAAATCCCCCCAGGCCCAGGAATTCCTTGGCCGCGCCGTCGCAGACGTTCTCCAGCACCCCGATGACCAGGCCGCCCAGGGCCGCGCCGAGCAGGCTGTCCAGCCCCCCCAGGATCACGGCCGGGAAGACTTTGAGGCCCAGGTGCCCGAGCTGGGCGTTTATGCCGTTGATGTTGCCCAGGATGATGCCGCCGATGGAGGAGACCATGGCGGCGATGCACCAGGACAGGGCGAAGATGTTTTTGATGCCGATGCCCATGCTGGCGGCGGCCTGCTGGTCAAAGGCCGTGGCCCGCATGGCGATGCCCAGGCGCGAGTATTTGAAAAAGGCCGAGAAGATGAGGAACAGGATGATGGAGAGGGCAAAGGCGGCCAGATAGACCGGGGCCACGGGCAACCCGGCGATCATCACCGGCTCCTGGGGCAACACCGGCGGGAACACCTGGATTTGCGTGCCCCAGAAAAGCTGGACCAGGGATTTGAGCACCGAGGACAGGCCGATGGTGACCATGATGACGCTTATTATGGGTTCGCCGATCATGGGGCGCAGGATCAGGCGTTCGATGGCGATGCCCAGAATAAACGAGAAGGCGAGCGTCAGGAAAAAGGCGGCCAAAAAGGGCAGCTTGGCCTGGACGGTCAGGGAAAAGCAGATGTAGGCCCCGACCATGACCAGCTCGCCCTGGGCGAAATTGACCACCTTGGTGGCCTTGTAGATAATGACGAAGCCCAGGGCCACCAGACTGTAAATGCTGCCGATGACCAGACCCGAAACGAGCAGTTGCAGGTAGTATTCCACGACATTTCCTCATGTTTCGGCCGCGTCGCGCGGCCGGGTGCGGCCGTCTCGTGCCGCGTCCCCTTGACTCGACGAACGTATGACTCAAGGGACGCGGCGCTAGGCCACGTCTTCCAGGCGCAGTTCGCCGCACATCTCCCGGACGCTGCCGTCCTGGTATTTGATCTCGGCCCGAAGATGAAGCGTACAGGCGTCGGCGTAGAGGGCCTCGATAAGGCCGGCGTAACGCTGCCCGACCACGGCCCGGCGCACCTTGCGGGTGCGGGTCAGCTCGCCGTCGTCGGCGTCGAGTTCCTTGAACAGCAGGGCAAAGCGTTTCACGCGCATTTCCGGGGCCAGGGCGGCGTTTAGGCCGGCGATTTCGTCGCGTACCAATGCGTAGACCTCGGCCTTGGCGGCCAGGTCCTGATACGTGGTGTAGGTCAGGCCCCGGGATTCGGCCCAGCGGCCGACGATCTCGGCGTCGATGCAGACGATGGCGGCCAGATGGCCGCGGCCGTGGCCCAGGACCACGGCTTCCTTGACGTAGGGCGAGAACTTGAGCTTGTTCTCCATGAACTGCGGCGAGAACTTGAAGCCACCCTCCAGGGCCATGACGTCCTTGACCCGGTCGATGACCACCAGCCGGCCGGCCTCGTCGAAATAGCCGGCGTCGCCCGAGCGCAGGCGGCCGTCGTCGGTCAGGGTCTCGGCCGTGGCTTCGGGGTTTTTGTAGTAGCCAAGAAAGACCGACGGGCTTTTGGACAGGATCTCGCCGTCTGCGGCAATGGTCAGCTCGGTGTCCGGGATGGGCTGGCCCACCGAAGTGAAATCCACGGCCCCGTCGCGGTGGATGCAGGAGATGCCGGCGATTTCGGTCTGGCCGTATATCTGCTTGAGATTGACGCCCATGGCGTGGAAAAAGCGGAAAGCGTCGGGACCAAGGGCCGCGCCTCCGGTGCTGGCCGAACGGACGTTGGAAAAGCCGAGCCGGTCTTTAAGCGCCCGGAAAAGGCAGGCCCAGGCGAGAAAATAGGCCAGACGCAGGGTCAGGCCCGGCTTGCGGCCGGCAAAGCGGGCATCGGCGTAGCGGATGCCGATGGGCAGGAATTTTTCGTAGAGAAAGCGTTTGAGCGGCGTAGTCTCCATGATCTTGACCCGCACCCGGGCGGCCAGATTTTCCCAGACGCGCGGGGGGGAGAAGATGACGTGGGGACCGATCTCCCGGATGTTTTCCTGCACCGTGTCCGGGTCTTCGGGGAAATTGACCGTGAAGCCGAAAAGGAGCGCCGAGGCGGCGGCCATCATCTGTTCGCCCATCCAGGCCAGCGGCAAAAAGGAGATGAATTCGTCAGTCTCGCGCTTGGCGTCCACCAGCCCCAGGTTGTGGGCCATGGCCAGGAGGTTTTTATGCGAGAGCAGGGCCAGCTTGGGCCGGCCGGTGGTGCCGGAGGTGGTGGCGATGAGGCAGGGATCGTCCGGAGACAGTTCCCGGGTCCAGGCCTCGAACTGCCCGGCCTGGTCGCGGCCGAGTTCGCGCACGGCCTCGAAGCTGACCAGCCCGGGTTCGTCCAGTCCGGCCAATCCCTTGGGATCGTGATAGACGATGTGGGCCAGATGGGGCAGCTCGGGGCGGATGCCCAGGATCTTGTCCACCTGCTCCTGGTCCTCGGCGACGACCAGCCTTGCTTCGGACAGTTGGAAGATGTGGGCGATCTCCTCGGCCGGGGCGTCCTGGTACAGGCCCAGGGCAATGCCGCCCAGGGCCTGGATGGCCAGCTCGGCAAAGAGCCATTCCGGCCGGTTGTCGCCGATAAGGATGATGATGTCGCCCCGGCCCAGGCCGTATTTTTTGAGGCCGCCTGCAAATTCGGCCGCGGCGGCGAGGTAGTCGCTCCAGGAAAAGCGCTGCCACACGCCCCACTGTTTTTCGCGCAGGGCGGTCTTTGCGCCATGGGCGCGGGCGCGCCGCAGCAGCAGGCCGGGCAGGGTGTCGTCGTAGGGTTTCGGGGCGTCGCCCATTGTCACATCCGCGTATCGGTTATCGGTTGCCGGACGCCTAGCGTCCCAGAAAAACCGCGTCTTCGCCGCCGAGGTAGGCGGCTACCACGGCCGGATCGGCCATGACCGCTTCGGGCGGGCCTTCGGCCAGCACCCGACCGAAATCCAGGACCACCACCTTGCTGGAGATGTCCATGACCACGCCCATGTCGTGCTCGACGAGCAGCACGGTCATGCCCCATTCTTCATTGATATCGAGGATATAACGGGCCATGTCCTCGGTTTCCTCAAGATTCATGCCGGCCATGGGTTCATCCAGCAAAATGAGGTCGGATTCGGCAGCCATGGCTCGGCCGAGTTCCACCCGTTTTTGCACGCCGTAGGGCAGCTTGCCGGCTGGATGGTGGCGGTAGGGCGAAAGCCGCAGAAAATCGATGACATCCTCCACCCGGCGGCGGTGGGCGTCCTCGGCCCGGCGGGCCGGCCCGAAGTAGAGGATGGAGGCCAGCAGGCCGTAGTCCATGCGGGCGTGGCGGCCGACCATGAGATTATCGAGCACCGAAAGGCCCTTAAACAGCGCGATATTTTGAAAGGTGCGCGACAGGCCAAGGCTGGTGCGGGCGTGGGCCGGCACGGCCAGCAGATCGCGCCCGCCCAGGCTGATCCTCCCGGAGTCCGGGGTGTAGCGGCCGCTTATGCAGTTGAGCATGCTGGTCTTGCCGGCGCCGTTGGGGCCAATGAGCGAGACGATGCCGCCTTTGTCCACGGTGAAGCCGACGCCGGTCAGGGCCGCGATGCCCCGGAAGGTCAGGGTGACGTTGTCGATTTCCAGAAAGGGCATCAGCTCGTCCACTCCTCTTCAAAGTCGGCGGCGGAAACGAGCTTGTACCCCTTGCGTTCGATGGCCCCGGCCACCAGATACGGATCGTCCACAGCCAGCCGGATGACCACCATGCGCCGGTCGTTGTGATAAAAGGTGCCTGTGGCGATGATGCTGACGCCAAGATCGTTGATGATGCCGGAGACTTCATGAAGGACGCCGGTGCGGTCTTCCACCTCGAAGACAATGCGCGAACCGCCTTGCTTCAGCCCCATTTCCTCGACCAGCACGTCAAGCATGACCGAGCGGGTGATGTAGCCCACGAGCTTTTGCTGGTCGCCCACCACGGCCAGTCCGGCCAGATTCTTTTGGTGCATGATTTCGGCGGCCTGCTCGATCTCCATTTCCGGATGCACGGCGATGATGTCCTTGCGCATGATTTTTTGCACGGTGAGCTTGGACAGGAGGTAGAGCGCCTCGTGCTTTTCCAGGGTGGTCATGATGGAGGGCAGGGCCAGGGCGATGTCTTCCTTGCGCACGTAGCCGAGCAGCTTCCTGTCGTCGTCAACGACAAGAAGCATCCAGAAATCGCTGCCTGTAAGCAGTTTGTCCGCGTCAAGAACCGGCGTTTGCGGCGTGACTTTTTTGAAGTCCTTGAGCATCTTGAGACCGACGTACATAATTCGCCCTCCCATGGAAGGATGCGATGCGTGCGCGCCTCCGCTGCTGTGCAGGGAAGCTTGGAAAGGAGCCCTGTGCTGATGGTGCTGATGAGAACCGTCGAAAGAAATTTCATTGTTAACGTATTGAACAATAAAACATGTTATTTCCTTTGTGTGTCTCGGTCAAGGCTGAAACAATGTAGTTGTGTTAGAAACAGTTGGCATGCGTAGCAGTTTGTGCCCATGCTGTGCTTTCGTCATGGCGCTGTGGTTTCGAAGCGTCCCTGATTCCGCTTTCTGCTCGCTAGTCATTGTCAATATTCTGATTTTTACTAATAAGTTAAGCCAGCCAGTGCGGCATTGGTCTGCGGGCAGCCTGACGCTGGCATGGCGCATCAGCTTGCCCACGGCCGCGACCATGCCTCCTCCGTGTCGGATGTGTATGACGCATCGAAATCGGAAGCCGTATAGAGCCGCCACTGCCGAATCTGCCTCGCACACTTCTGGCCGACATGGCTGGCGCGGAGCGGGCGGTTTCAAGCGCGCTTGGACTTTTGTTTGCTCGTGAGCGGTTTGAGCGAAGCGGTCTGGCGAAGGTGGTGCTGTCGGACGCCGCCTTAGAGGCAACTGCGCCCCTGAAGTACGGGCTTACCCGTCCTGGCGACTGTTCGGCGGCGGATCGCCGGAATGCAATATCTATCCGGCGAAGGACGGTTTCGTCGCGGTTGCTGCCCTGGAGGCATGTTTCCGTGAGCGGCTGTTCGCCTAACTCGGCGGGGTGAGTACGGCCGGAGAACTGTAACCGGTCAATCAACCCCTTCTTACGCCGCTTGAGTTTTCTGTCATGGTTTATCCCACAGGAGGGCGACCATGGCAGCGTCATCAGCAGAGCTCAGTTTCGAGAAGGCGGCGTACTGGTCTGAACATATTGAGGCTTGGCATCGTAGCGGCCTGAGCCAGGGGGCTTACTGCCGGCGGCAGGGTCTTTCCCAAAGTTCCATGGGCTATTGGCGGAAGCGTTTGGAGGCAGCGACTGGCAAGGAGGGCGCGTCCTGCGTCACCCTCGTTCCCGTGCCTCTGCCGGCGTCGGCCCAGGCGGACATGGCAACCGTGCCGGCACCGATCCTAGTGCACGTGGGCAACGCCTTTCGCATCGAGATCAGAGGCAACTTCGCCGCGCCGGTGCTGGAAAAGCTTGTCCGCACGCTGACACGGCTATGATGTCGCCGGTAAGCGGCGTCCGGGTTTATTTGGCTCTGGGAGCCACAGACATGCGCAAGTCCATCGACGGGCTGTCCATCCTGGTTTCACGGCAGCTGCAACTCGATCCGTTTGCCGGTCACCTTTTCGGCTTTTGCAACCGCAGCCGGACGATCATCAAGCTGCTCTACTGGGATCGCAACGGCTTTTGTCTGTGGCACAAGCGTCTGGAGCGGCATGTGTTTCGCTGGCCAACCCGCGAGGCGGAGGTGCTTGCCATTGACTCCCGGCAACTGGCCTGGCTGCTTGATGGTCTCGATCCCCTGGCCGTGACGGGACACTCCCGTCTGGAGTATTCGACGCTCTTTTAGACAGTATTGCCTTGATTAAATTGAATAATAATGAGAGATTGTTCGGGCCGTGGACATCAATTCCCTCCCTGACGACCCTGCCGCACTGAAAGCTCTCATTGTCAACATGGCTGCCAGTCAGGCTGACCAGCAAGAGCACATCGTCCAACTTGAGCAGCGCCTTCAGCTCCTGAACCTGATCATTTACGGCCCGAAGTCCGAGAAAAAGCCCCGTACCGGCCAGGAGCAGCAGCTCTCCCTGTTCGACGAGGCCGAGCAGACTGCGGAGGAGCACAAACCGCAGACCTTCGAGGAGGCCTGCGCCCCGGCGAGCACCCGCCGCAAACGCGGCCGTCGCCCCATCCCTGCGGATCTGCCCCGGGTGGAGATCATCCACGACCTGCCGGAATCGGAGAAGACCTGCCCCTGCGGCGCTGAGCTGGTCCGCATCGGTGAGGAAGTCAGCGAAAAGCTCGACATCGTGCCGGCCAAAATCCAGGTCATCCGCCACATCCGGCCAAAATACGCCTGCCGTACCTGCGAAGGTGTGGAGGACGATGGGCCGACGGTGAAAACCGCGCCCATGCCACCCCAAATCATCCCCCAGGGCATCGTGACTCAGGGCCTTTTGGCCCATGTCGCCGTGGCCAAGTATGCCGACGCGCTGCCCCTGTACCGCCAGGAGGATCAGTTCGCTCGCCTGGGGCTGGACATCTCCCGGGGAACCCTGGCTGGCTGGATGATCCGCGTAGCCAAGTCCTGCGATCCGCTCATCGACATGATCATCGCTGAAATTCGTTCCGGCCCCATCGTCAACATGGACGAAACCACGGTCCAGGTGCTTGCCGAACCAGGCCGGGCCAACACCACGAAATCATTTATGTGGGTCGCCCGGGGCGGAACACCGGGAAAACCGGTCGTCCTGTTTCGCTATCATCCGACCCGGGCCGGCAGCGTGGCTGCGGAAATTCTTGGCGATTTCAAAGGCTATCTGCAGACCGACGGCTACAGCGGCTATGAGGCCCTGGGCGAACGGGAAGGCCTGCGCCATCTCGGCTGTTTGGCCCATGTCCGGCGCAAGTTCGTCGAGGTCGAGAAGTCCGCTGGCAAGAAGGCCAAAGGCGGCACGGCCCATGCCGTCCTCGATCTGATCGGCAAACTCTACGGCGTGGAGCACCAAGCCGAAAGGCAACAGCTCAATCCGGAGCAGATCAAGGTCCTGCGAGCCGAAAAATCCAGGCCGATCCTGGACAAGCTTAAGGCGCTGCTCGATGCACGCGCCGCCACCACCCCGCCCAAGAGTCTGCTCGGCAAGGCCATTGGCTATGCTATCAAACAGTGGGAGCGGTTGGTCGTCTACCTGGAAGACGGCCGACTGCGTCCGGACAACAACCTGGCCGAAAACGCCATCCGCCCCTTTGCCGTGGGCCGCAAAAACTGGCTGTTCTCAGGCCATCCGCGCGGAGCCGACGCCTCGGCCACCATCTACTCCCTCATCGAAACGGCCAAGGCCAACGGGCTGGAGCCATACCGCTACCTGCGCCACCTCTTCGAGCACTTGCCGGCGGCAACCACTGACGCCCAACGCAAGGCCCTCCTGCCCCAGTACAGCGATCCTCAAAGCCTCATCATACCTGCCTGAGCTTATCCTGCTTCCTGCTCGCCCTAACAAGACGCGCCTTATTGAGCGCTTACGCTTCTCCAAAAGGAGGCGATACTCGAGATATATCGCAAGGAAGACCGTAACCAGCCAAATTAATGATATTTTCATTAAATTGGCCAACTCCTGGCAAACACTGCGAACGGCTGCATACCCCGGCTTTTCAGACCGCTGAGAAAGGGGAGGATTACCCTGCAATCCCAGGATGATAGCTTATCCACCCGGTTATCCAACGAGAAAAGAGGCTACGGATTGGCTCCGTAACCCCTTGAAAGAACTGGTCGGGATGAGAGGATTTGAACCTTCGCCCCCTGACCCCCTGGAAACCATCAAAATACTATCTTCTGTAATCATTGAATAAATTTTTGAATTTCACAACAAATCCGGACGATTTTACGACGTTTCCCGACATGATTGTCGTAAAGGGTGTCGTAAAGCCGGCAAGCGCTTTGATCCGGTACTTGATGATGAGGCCAGCGGTACATGCACTGCGGCTGCACCTCCGAGTGGACAAGGCCCGGACCTAACGACTGATGATACGGTCATGTCATGGGGCGGCGCGCATGGGTTCAATCCAATCCACAAGCTGCGCGCCTTTGGACGTAAAGCGCAGGGCAGCCTTGCCAACCAGCAATTCCGTACCGCCCGTTTTCTCACCATATTCGTTGATATCTGCCTCAGCCACCCCCTGACCGCGCCACTTGATAAATGACATCACCCAGCGAACGCCGAGGCTATTCCCTTTGTACGGCTCAAAAACAAAGTTCCCGGACCCTTTCGGCGATTCCACAAGGGACAGACCCGCAAAGACTGGCTCGAAAGCCTTCCCGTTCCAGCGAATGCGGTTAAATGCGCTGACGGAAACATCCGATTGGCCGATTGGCGCCAATATTTCCACCTGCGCGCCGCCGTCGAGGTTGCCGACGAGTTCCGGCCAGGACACGCCGCTGTGGTGGCAATAAAAAAACAGGGGGGTCGCAGGCCCGCGCACGTCATACACGTCGCCGACAGGCCCCAGCCACAACGTGTCCCCCGATCCAGACAGCACCCGGATTCTTGCCCCACCGCCAAAGAGGTCGGGAACATCCTCCAAAGCGATAACCCCCTGCCCAGCGTCAGGTCCGAGGTCAGCCTCAAAACGACGCGGCATCTCCCTGGCACAACGGAATTCTCCCGGATCGTTCTGCGCGGCGATATATTGCTCCACGGGGACCAAGCATTTGACATGCACAACCCCCCGTTTGCCGTCGTAACGCTCCACCTCGGCCCAGGCATTTTCCAAGCCGAGAATGCGAACCCACTCTCCGGCGTCAAGCGTGCCGAGAATCCTGGCCGTTTTATGGTCACGCCCACCCGCCGCACGCAGATTGTTCCCATTATCCACGCTTACCGCCACCTGCCCGGGCTGCAAGAGCTGGCCCCAGGCAATGGTCATAGGCAACAGTGCTGCTACACAACCCACAGCCAGAAGCAAACGGCGAAACACCGCGCCCGATGCCGCGAAATACGCCATGTGCCCCATAGCCCCTCCTCGTTGTTTGGGTGGTTGCACCGGGCGGCACGTTCTCCTGTCCGGCGTGCCGCGAGTCCGCTCAACCGGGGTCCCGCACCGGCCGTACCTTGGACGCGGCCAGGGCAAGCCCCCTCTCCACCAACTTCTCCACTTCGGCGTAGTTGTCAGGACGACAATACAGCCGGACATGCCGGAACCACTTATCACGTAGACTGATGACCGCAGGTCCTGGCGAGAAACGCACGCGACGCAATTCAGCGAACTCCAGGCGAGTGTTTTCCTGGGCTCGCGCCAGAAGGCCCGCTCCCGCCACCCCGGGCTTGCCCGCCAGGAGCCCCAGCAGCATGGCCAGACGGTTTCCCGCTTTAGCCCTGCGGCTGGCCACCAGGGCATTGACCCCGTCCTTGTCGATGACAAAGGCCAATTCCATACGGTTGCGAAAAACGATCAGCATAATCACTACAAACAGTACGGTAATACCGGCGCAGACAAGTCCGAAGAGCTGACAAACGC is from Solidesulfovibrio magneticus RS-1 and encodes:
- a CDS encoding AMP-binding protein; this encodes MGDAPKPYDDTLPGLLLRRARAHGAKTALREKQWGVWQRFSWSDYLAAAAEFAGGLKKYGLGRGDIIILIGDNRPEWLFAELAIQALGGIALGLYQDAPAEEIAHIFQLSEARLVVAEDQEQVDKILGIRPELPHLAHIVYHDPKGLAGLDEPGLVSFEAVRELGRDQAGQFEAWTRELSPDDPCLIATTSGTTGRPKLALLSHKNLLAMAHNLGLVDAKRETDEFISFLPLAWMGEQMMAAASALLFGFTVNFPEDPDTVQENIREIGPHVIFSPPRVWENLAARVRVKIMETTPLKRFLYEKFLPIGIRYADARFAGRKPGLTLRLAYFLAWACLFRALKDRLGFSNVRSASTGGAALGPDAFRFFHAMGVNLKQIYGQTEIAGISCIHRDGAVDFTSVGQPIPDTELTIAADGEILSKSPSVFLGYYKNPEATAETLTDDGRLRSGDAGYFDEAGRLVVIDRVKDVMALEGGFKFSPQFMENKLKFSPYVKEAVVLGHGRGHLAAIVCIDAEIVGRWAESRGLTYTTYQDLAAKAEVYALVRDEIAGLNAALAPEMRVKRFALLFKELDADDGELTRTRKVRRAVVGQRYAGLIEALYADACTLHLRAEIKYQDGSVREMCGELRLEDVA
- a CDS encoding ABC transporter ATP-binding protein encodes the protein MPFLEIDNVTLTFRGIAALTGVGFTVDKGGIVSLIGPNGAGKTSMLNCISGRYTPDSGRISLGGRDLLAVPAHARTSLGLSRTFQNIALFKGLSVLDNLMVGRHARMDYGLLASILYFGPARRAEDAHRRRVEDVIDFLRLSPYRHHPAGKLPYGVQKRVELGRAMAAESDLILLDEPMAGMNLEETEDMARYILDINEEWGMTVLLVEHDMGVVMDISSKVVVLDFGRVLAEGPPEAVMADPAVVAAYLGGEDAVFLGR
- a CDS encoding CBS domain-containing protein, whose amino-acid sequence is MYVGLKMLKDFKKVTPQTPVLDADKLLTGSDFWMLLVVDDDRKLLGYVRKEDIALALPSIMTTLEKHEALYLLSKLTVQKIMRKDIIAVHPEMEIEQAAEIMHQKNLAGLAVVGDQQKLVGYITRSVMLDVLVEEMGLKQGGSRIVFEVEDRTGVLHEVSGIINDLGVSIIATGTFYHNDRRMVVIRLAVDDPYLVAGAIERKGYKLVSAADFEEEWTS
- the tnpA gene encoding IS66 family insertion sequence element accessory protein TnpA; this translates as MAASSAELSFEKAAYWSEHIEAWHRSGLSQGAYCRRQGLSQSSMGYWRKRLEAATGKEGASCVTLVPVPLPASAQADMATVPAPILVHVGNAFRIEIRGNFAAPVLEKLVRTLTRL
- the tnpB gene encoding IS66 family insertion sequence element accessory protein TnpB (TnpB, as the term is used for proteins encoded by IS66 family insertion elements, is considered an accessory protein, since TnpC, encoded by a neighboring gene, is a DDE family transposase.); translated protein: MSPVSGVRVYLALGATDMRKSIDGLSILVSRQLQLDPFAGHLFGFCNRSRTIIKLLYWDRNGFCLWHKRLERHVFRWPTREAEVLAIDSRQLAWLLDGLDPLAVTGHSRLEYSTLF